A stretch of the Notamacropus eugenii isolate mMacEug1 chromosome 2, mMacEug1.pri_v2, whole genome shotgun sequence genome encodes the following:
- the ZNHIT3 gene encoding zinc finger HIT domain-containing protein 3 isoform X1 gives MASRGMPGVCAVCEEVPKYRCPSCRVPYCSVPCYKKHKEQCISKPSPVVNNGDSDTHLMKRKILEDKGNDWSVADILDSDDEKDRVCIQKLKDLGDSKELRNLLSNPHLQQLLVSIDQAEDKETLMKSHMQEPLFVEFADCCLRIVDPPEKDNTLDVEG, from the exons ATGGCTTCCCGAGGGATGCCGGGTGTGTGTGCCGTGTGCGAGGAGGTCCCGAAGTACCGTTGTCCCTCCTGCCGCGTCCCGTA CTGCTCGGTTCCCTGCTACAAGAAGCACAAAG AGCAATGCATCTCCAAACCCTCTCCTGTTGTGAACAATGGAGACTCAGATACACATCTTATGAAAAGAAAGATATTGGAGGACAAAG GTAATGATTGGTCAGTGGCTGATATTCTGGACAGTGATGATGAAAAGGACAGAGTCTGTATTCAGAAGCTGAAGGACCTGG GGGACTCTAAGGAATTAAGGAACTTACTGAGCAATCCTCACCTCCAACAGTTGCTGGTCAGCATTGACCAGGCAGAAGACAAAGAGACCCTTATGAAAAGTCATATGCAAGAGCCCTTGTTTGTGGAGTTTGCTGACTGCTGCCTTAGAATTGTTGACCCTCCTGAGAAAGACAACACTTTGGATGTAGAGGGATGA
- the ZNHIT3 gene encoding zinc finger HIT domain-containing protein 3 isoform X2 — MASRGMPGVCAVCEEVPKYRCPSCRVPYCSVPCYKKHKEQCISKPSPVVNNGDSDTHLMKRKILEDKGRTFQAVHRDCIWSIHCEEVDQYLGFREGNDWSVADILDSDDEKDRVCIQKLKDLGDSKELRNLLSNPHLQQLLVSIDQAEDKETLMKSHMQEPLFVEFADCCLRIVDPPEKDNTLDVEG; from the exons ATGGCTTCCCGAGGGATGCCGGGTGTGTGTGCCGTGTGCGAGGAGGTCCCGAAGTACCGTTGTCCCTCCTGCCGCGTCCCGTA CTGCTCGGTTCCCTGCTACAAGAAGCACAAAG AGCAATGCATCTCCAAACCCTCTCCTGTTGTGAACAATGGAGACTCAGATACACATCTTATGAAAAGAAAGATATTGGAGGACAAAG GCAGAACATTTCAGGCAGTGCACAGAGACTGCATCTGGAGCATTCATTGTGAGGAAGTGGACCAGTACCTGGGCTTTAGAGAAG GTAATGATTGGTCAGTGGCTGATATTCTGGACAGTGATGATGAAAAGGACAGAGTCTGTATTCAGAAGCTGAAGGACCTGG GGGACTCTAAGGAATTAAGGAACTTACTGAGCAATCCTCACCTCCAACAGTTGCTGGTCAGCATTGACCAGGCAGAAGACAAAGAGACCCTTATGAAAAGTCATATGCAAGAGCCCTTGTTTGTGGAGTTTGCTGACTGCTGCCTTAGAATTGTTGACCCTCCTGAGAAAGACAACACTTTGGATGTAGAGGGATGA